The Ostrea edulis chromosome 1, xbOstEdul1.1, whole genome shotgun sequence genomic sequence GATAATGCTCGCGCATCCTTAAGCACTTGTTGAGTTTCTAATCCATTAACCCTAGTTGGTTCGGGTACAAAATGCCATCAGATCAAGTACCCCTCGCCCTGATACAGCACTCAGCTGCGTTTGACTCGATGTTTGCGGGGcttcaaaataaatagtttattGGAATTTGATAGTTTGAACGTGGCGGAATTTGATAGTTTGAACTTGacaagttttaaaagttaaGAAGTCGCACTTTCATTGACCAAACATAAACCGGCATAACAAGTATCCTCCTTGTTTGGTCAGTCCATTGGTTACTATGAGGATTCGTCGATTCCTTTTGTCCATATATTTACTCATCTTTTCCAAATTCGTAAATTATCCAAAGCACACGTTAAATGTTTCTAGCATAAATAAACTGTTTATTTTAAACAAAGACCCTGGGATAATCTTCAGAGCCGAGACCCGGAGTCCGATTGTCGTTGCGGACCTCGCCTGATAAGGATGTCATTTGATACAAGACAACTTGTATAGGAATCAGTCGTAAATTACTCGATCGAAGATTTCGTAGGAAATTTACGGGTGTCCCGTGTTGTGGGTCTGTCGTTAGAACACACCTGGGGACCTGTCTGGATTTACCAAGCGATTAATGGGATTTAgcatgaaaatattcaatattcCGTTAAGGTTCCCCAAGTACTTCACCAGTACATCCGTTCATACTACATACACACGAGTTTAACTTAGAAAACGTGGGACATACACACGCTGTAGTATATTGCAATCACTTCATATACATGGCATACCAAAGACAGTTACTTCCCTTTTGTCAAATATCGTATATGTTTATCAAATATCGTATATgctctgtaaaataaaattcaaagaccaaataaagtttttaacaattttaatagtcatacatgtataaagtgaTTCTTTTAATATAGAATCGGTAACAATACCATATAAAACATTCAATAGCACTTTTGAAATAACGTGTAACAAAGTCCTGGAAGCGCGCATTTCTATCACAAAATGTCATCTATAACTGAAGTCCTGAGAAGCATTTGGTCGTTTAAGCTGGTCACCATGGCCTCCAGAGACTATCAGAAGCTTCAGGACCACCCTGCTTGCACTCCACAAAGGCACTTCTGTGTGGTTGAGCAATGGGTTTGGATTTCTGTGACATATATTCATTTGAGGGACTGCTAACTGGAAAAGAAGGAGAAGTGTTGTTGACGGGAACTTGTAACGTGAACACAGGCAAGGAGTCTGGCGAGGTCATACACTGCCTTTGGTTAATTTGTCCGACATAAACGGCAACGGGACCGTTATACAAATTGCTAGGAATAATTTGAAACTGTCCAGATAGTTGGGCAGATTTGACTGGAGAATTGTTATTGCATTCTGTTGATAACACTGGGCTAGCAATGTTCAGTAACTGTGGAGAGGGATTTTGAGATTGGGGTGAAGTTTGGCGGTTGTAAGAAAATTCAGAAGATTGTTGTTGGGGTGCTGTATTGGCGTTTTGTGGAATATGAACACTTAATGGCTGTAGGATGTTCACGCTTTGAGGTCGAGGTGACGTCACGCGAGGCTGACGGGACGGATGTGGTGTGTGGACATTGTCGGAAGAAGCTGGATTGTTCTGCGTTTGCAGACAGGTGGAGAGATGAGAGACCAGTCGTGATTTTACATCTGGACCCACGTTTTGCACGGTTCCTAAGTAACGAACAACTTCATTGGCGCACTCATGGAATCCCGCTCGGAACTTTGTAACCACTGTAGGGTCGGAAGCTATGGCTGACGCTAACTGGTTCCTTTGCAAGTTGCGAAGATGCTTCACCGTCATCTCGAGGATATCAGCTTTCTCAAGTTTGGAATACTGAGAGCTCTGTAACATACAAATAAATGCTCCGTTATAAACTTTGCATTATCATTCAGTGTGACTGGCATTTTTGAGTTGACGACAGGCAagagataaaaataaatgtaaagaaTCATATTTAAAGACAATGCGGACTCATG encodes the following:
- the LOC125660530 gene encoding transcription factor HES-1-B-like; its protein translation is MSVDTMDNVMSKEHKTSLRKSNKPIMEKRRRARINNCLAQLKSLVLESMRKDSSQYSKLEKADILEMTVKHLRNLQRNQLASAIASDPTVVTKFRAGFHECANEVVRYLGTVQNVGPDVKSRLVSHLSTCLQTQNNPASSDNVHTPHPSRQPRVTSPRPQSVNILQPLSVHIPQNANTAPQQQSSEFSYNRQTSPQSQNPSPQLLNIASPVLSTECNNNSPVKSAQLSGQFQIIPSNLYNGPVAVYVGQINQRQCMTSPDSLPVFTLQVPVNNTSPSFPVSSPSNEYMSQKSKPIAQPHRSAFVECKQGGPEASDSLWRPW